From Cellulosimicrobium cellulans, the proteins below share one genomic window:
- a CDS encoding 4-(cytidine 5'-diphospho)-2-C-methyl-D-erythritol kinase encodes MTPPRPPSIALAPPPSVRVRAPGKVNLSLRVGALQDDGYHPLVTIFQAVGLSEDVVAHQVPPGSGVSLSVTGLQADVVPTDETNLAWRAAVALAEHVGVDPDVRLEIHKEVPVAGGMAGGSADAAATLVACDALWEAGVPRADLVRLAAGLGADVAFGLVGHTAVGTGRGDVLTPAMTRGEFHWVFAVQADGLSTPEVYRTFDETVGGPAELDLAEDTALMQALRAGDAVGLGQVLRNDLQGPALALRPELQRTIDVATEAGALGAIVSGSGPTVAALARSRQHALAIAASWTANDACDTVWCTTAPASGARVVAH; translated from the coding sequence GTGACACCCCCGCGACCGCCGAGCATCGCCCTCGCGCCACCCCCGTCCGTCCGCGTGCGCGCACCCGGCAAGGTCAACCTCTCGCTGCGGGTCGGGGCGCTGCAGGACGACGGCTATCACCCGCTCGTGACGATCTTCCAGGCCGTCGGGCTGAGCGAGGACGTCGTCGCCCACCAGGTGCCGCCGGGCTCGGGCGTCTCGCTCAGCGTGACCGGGCTCCAGGCCGACGTCGTGCCGACCGACGAGACGAACCTCGCGTGGCGGGCCGCCGTCGCGCTCGCGGAGCACGTGGGCGTCGACCCCGACGTGCGGCTCGAGATCCACAAGGAGGTCCCCGTCGCGGGCGGCATGGCGGGCGGGTCCGCGGACGCCGCTGCCACGCTCGTCGCGTGCGACGCGCTCTGGGAGGCCGGCGTGCCCCGCGCCGACCTCGTCCGGCTCGCCGCGGGGCTCGGGGCCGACGTCGCGTTCGGGCTCGTGGGGCACACCGCCGTCGGGACGGGGCGGGGGGACGTGCTCACGCCCGCGATGACGCGCGGCGAGTTCCACTGGGTCTTCGCCGTCCAGGCCGACGGCCTCTCCACGCCGGAGGTGTACCGCACGTTCGACGAGACCGTCGGCGGCCCGGCCGAGCTCGACCTCGCCGAGGACACCGCGCTCATGCAGGCGCTGCGCGCCGGGGACGCGGTCGGCCTCGGGCAGGTGCTGCGCAACGACCTCCAGGGCCCCGCGCTCGCCCTGCGCCCCGAGCTCCAGCGGACGATCGACGTCGCGACCGAGGCCGGGGCGCTCGGCGCGATCGTCTCCGGCTCCGGCCCGACGGTCGCCGCCCTCGCGCGCAGCCGACAGCACGCGCTCGCGATCGCCGCGTCGTGGACGGCGAACGACGCGTGCGACACCGTCTGGTGCACCACCGCCCCCGCGTCGGGGGCCCGCGTCGTCGCGCACTGA
- the rsmA gene encoding 16S rRNA (adenine(1518)-N(6)/adenine(1519)-N(6))-dimethyltransferase RsmA, with the protein MSDTRGALLGPAEIRDLAGRLGVRPTKTLGQNFVHDGGTVRKIVRAADVRAGERVVEVGPGLGSLTLGLLEAGASVVAVEIDPVLAKQLPTTVAAHVPDLGDRLEVVGADALEVTTLPGEPPTALVANLPYNVAVPVLLTFLERFDSLERVLVMVQAEVADRLAAPPGSRTYGVPSVKAAWYADARRAGTIGRSVFWPVPNVDSALVALDRREPPTTTATREQVFAVVDAAFAQRRKMLRSALSGLAGSASVAAEVLVAADVDPQARGEVLDVAAFARVAEQLVLRGGLDERPARGAAPAERRTGRPGTVDA; encoded by the coding sequence ATGAGCGACACCCGCGGTGCCCTGCTGGGTCCGGCCGAGATCCGTGACCTGGCGGGCCGCCTCGGCGTCCGCCCCACCAAGACCCTCGGCCAGAACTTCGTGCACGACGGCGGCACCGTCCGCAAGATCGTGCGGGCCGCGGACGTGCGCGCGGGGGAGCGCGTCGTGGAGGTCGGGCCGGGGCTCGGCTCGCTCACCCTGGGGCTGCTCGAGGCGGGCGCGAGCGTCGTCGCGGTCGAGATCGACCCGGTCCTCGCGAAGCAGCTCCCCACGACGGTCGCCGCGCACGTCCCCGACCTCGGCGACCGACTCGAGGTCGTCGGCGCGGACGCCCTGGAGGTGACGACCCTGCCCGGGGAGCCCCCGACGGCGCTCGTCGCCAACCTGCCGTACAACGTGGCGGTGCCCGTGCTGCTCACGTTCCTCGAACGGTTCGACTCGCTCGAGCGCGTGCTCGTCATGGTGCAGGCCGAGGTCGCGGACCGGCTAGCCGCCCCGCCCGGGTCGCGGACGTACGGCGTCCCGTCGGTCAAGGCCGCCTGGTACGCCGACGCCCGCCGCGCCGGGACGATCGGCCGCAGCGTGTTCTGGCCGGTGCCGAACGTCGACTCCGCGCTCGTCGCGCTCGACCGCCGCGAGCCGCCGACCACGACCGCCACGCGCGAGCAGGTGTTCGCCGTCGTCGACGCGGCCTTCGCGCAGCGGCGCAAGATGCTCCGCTCCGCGCTGTCCGGCCTCGCCGGCTCCGCGAGCGTGGCCGCCGAGGTGCTCGTGGCTGCCGACGTCGATCCGCAGGCGCGCGGCGAGGTGCTGGACGTCGCAGCCTTCGCGCGCGTCGCCGAACAGCTCGTCCTGCGCGGCGGCCTCGACGAGCGCCCCGCCCGTGGTGCCGCACCCGCGGAGCGTCGCACCGGACGACCTGGCACAGTGGACGCGTGA
- a CDS encoding transglycosylase family protein, which translates to MPGTPDDWTRVKNPFHRTADAAGAPESADTNLQDPLTPFETTDGLAESPQGPATTARRRRRWPLVAGATAVVLLATGAVAYGSARKTVQLDVDGQITSVTTFAGSVEGLLAEQDVAVGDRDLVVPDVDSALRGGGDVVVRYGREVPVQVDGSQSSVWLTALDADEALTTLASRGSDVRLVASRSGERVSLPIRLDADGPVNVVVDGETKVAPDGSIGIDAILDQQGVQLGELDRVHVEKSDQIAAAQADAAAEAAPAADAAATEDADAAATEDAEAAADAAPVSLVVQRVKVEEVPTAAAVPFETVTEEDANRFKDLDPVVKQEGVEGVHTTVHRVTTVDGVEESRELVSEGVTTPPVNKILVQGTKERPKPEPKPTTQQRSSAPSSSGGSSAPAADLGSAPGGVWGALAQCESGGNPATNTGNGYYGLYQFSASTWRAMGGSGLPSEASAAEQTQRAQALQARSGWGQWPACARKLGLL; encoded by the coding sequence GTGCCCGGGACCCCCGACGACTGGACCCGAGTGAAGAACCCCTTCCACCGGACCGCTGACGCGGCCGGCGCCCCCGAGAGCGCCGACACGAACCTGCAGGACCCCCTGACCCCCTTCGAGACCACCGACGGCCTCGCGGAGAGCCCCCAGGGCCCCGCGACCACCGCCCGCCGTCGTCGCCGCTGGCCCCTCGTGGCCGGCGCCACCGCCGTCGTCCTGCTCGCGACCGGCGCCGTCGCCTACGGCAGCGCGCGCAAGACCGTCCAGCTCGACGTCGACGGCCAGATCACCTCCGTCACGACCTTCGCCGGGTCCGTGGAGGGCCTGCTCGCGGAGCAGGACGTCGCCGTGGGCGACCGCGACCTCGTCGTGCCCGACGTCGACTCCGCCCTGCGCGGCGGCGGTGACGTCGTCGTGCGGTACGGGCGCGAGGTGCCCGTCCAGGTGGACGGCTCCCAGTCCTCCGTCTGGCTGACCGCGCTCGACGCGGACGAGGCCCTGACGACCCTCGCCTCGCGCGGCAGCGACGTGCGCCTCGTGGCGTCGCGCTCCGGCGAGCGCGTGTCGCTCCCGATCCGCCTCGACGCGGACGGCCCCGTGAACGTCGTCGTGGACGGCGAGACCAAGGTCGCGCCCGACGGCAGCATCGGCATCGACGCGATCCTCGACCAGCAGGGCGTGCAGCTCGGCGAGCTCGACCGCGTCCACGTGGAGAAGTCGGACCAGATCGCCGCGGCCCAGGCGGACGCCGCTGCCGAGGCGGCACCTGCCGCCGACGCCGCCGCGACCGAGGACGCCGACGCCGCCGCGACCGAGGACGCCGAGGCTGCGGCCGACGCCGCGCCGGTCTCGCTCGTCGTGCAGCGCGTGAAGGTCGAGGAGGTGCCGACCGCGGCGGCCGTGCCGTTCGAGACGGTCACCGAGGAGGACGCGAACCGCTTCAAGGACCTCGACCCGGTCGTCAAGCAGGAGGGCGTCGAGGGCGTCCACACGACCGTGCACCGCGTCACGACGGTCGACGGCGTCGAGGAGTCGCGCGAGCTCGTCTCCGAGGGCGTCACCACGCCCCCGGTGAACAAGATCCTCGTGCAGGGCACCAAGGAGCGTCCCAAGCCCGAGCCGAAGCCCACGACGCAGCAGCGCTCGTCGGCCCCGTCGTCGTCCGGCGGTTCGTCCGCGCCGGCCGCCGACCTCGGGTCCGCCCCGGGCGGCGTCTGGGGTGCGCTCGCGCAGTGCGAGTCGGGTGGCAACCCCGCGACGAACACGGGCAACGGCTACTACGGCCTCTACCAGTTCTCGGCGTCCACGTGGCGCGCGATGGGCGGCTCCGGCCTCCCGTCGGAGGCCTCGGCCGCCGAGCAGACGCAGCGCGCCCAGGCGCTCCAGGCCCGCTCGGGCTGGGGCCAGTGGCCCGCGTGCGCGCGCAAGCTGGGTCTCCTCTGA
- a CDS encoding helix-turn-helix transcriptional regulator: MLDTSVRLLRLLALLPSRPTWSGPDLAERLGVTTRTVRNDVERLRLLGYEVRSAPGTAGGYRLGSGTALPPLLLDDEEAAVVAVSLRAAATGSITGVEDAARRALVKLDTVLPARLRARADALRAAVASAPVAGSPVDARVLSEIAGAVAARTGLRLEYRAHDGTTTDRAVEPYRLVHLGRRWYLLAFDLGRDDWRTFRLDRLRLRTPGGPRYTPRPVPGGDAVAYVVRGVGSIAWAHPARVRLHAPASVVAERLAPEAGVLVDDGPDACVLETGGTSLAQLAGFLLGLDVDLTVLEPPELTASLARVGARAVRAGHA; encoded by the coding sequence GTGCTCGACACCTCCGTGCGACTCCTCCGCCTCCTCGCGCTCCTCCCGTCGCGCCCCACGTGGTCCGGCCCCGACCTGGCGGAGCGGCTCGGCGTCACGACCCGCACGGTCCGCAACGACGTCGAGCGGCTGCGGCTCCTCGGGTACGAGGTGCGGTCGGCTCCGGGGACCGCGGGCGGCTACCGGCTCGGGTCCGGGACGGCGCTGCCCCCGCTGCTCCTCGACGACGAGGAGGCGGCCGTCGTCGCGGTGTCGCTGCGGGCCGCGGCCACGGGGTCGATCACCGGGGTCGAGGACGCCGCGCGACGCGCTCTCGTCAAGCTCGACACCGTGCTGCCCGCGCGGCTGCGCGCCCGGGCGGACGCGCTGCGCGCCGCGGTCGCGAGCGCGCCGGTGGCGGGGTCGCCGGTCGACGCGCGGGTGCTCTCCGAGATCGCCGGTGCGGTCGCGGCGCGGACCGGGCTGCGCCTCGAGTACCGGGCCCACGACGGGACGACGACGGACCGGGCGGTCGAGCCGTACCGGCTCGTGCACCTGGGGCGGCGGTGGTACCTCCTGGCGTTCGACCTGGGCCGCGACGACTGGCGGACCTTCCGCCTCGACCGGCTGCGCCTGCGCACGCCGGGCGGGCCCCGTTACACGCCTCGCCCCGTGCCGGGCGGAGACGCGGTCGCCTACGTGGTCCGCGGAGTGGGGTCGATCGCGTGGGCGCACCCCGCCCGCGTGCGCCTGCACGCGCCGGCGAGCGTCGTGGCGGAGCGGCTCGCGCCGGAGGCGGGGGTGCTCGTCGACGACGGCCCGGACGCGTGCGTGCTGGAGACCGGGGGGACGTCCCTCGCCCAGCTCGCGGGCTTCCTGCTGGGCCTCGACGTCGACCTGACGGTGCTGGAACCGCCCGAGCTGACGGCATCGCTGGCACGGGTCGGGGCGCGGGCCGTGCGTGCCGGACACGCGTGA
- a CDS encoding VOC family protein has protein sequence MATLNLWADDLEAAAAWYAEVLGTDPYYVVPGGYVEFRVGDRQDELGIIARSWSPRPQPETPGGAIVNWHVDDVRDAFARLLALGATEYEGVVERGEGTGFVTASVVDPFGNVLGIMQNPHYLEMLEA, from the coding sequence ATGGCGACGCTGAACCTGTGGGCCGACGACCTGGAGGCCGCGGCCGCGTGGTACGCGGAGGTCCTCGGGACGGACCCCTACTACGTGGTCCCGGGCGGGTACGTGGAGTTCCGCGTCGGCGACCGCCAGGACGAGCTCGGCATCATCGCCCGGTCCTGGTCCCCGCGCCCGCAGCCGGAGACCCCCGGGGGCGCGATCGTGAACTGGCACGTCGACGACGTGCGCGACGCGTTCGCCCGGCTGCTCGCGCTCGGGGCGACCGAGTACGAGGGCGTCGTCGAGCGTGGTGAGGGCACCGGCTTCGTCACGGCGTCCGTGGTCGACCCGTTCGGCAACGTGCTCGGGATCATGCAGAACCCGCACTACCTGGAGATGCTCGAGGCCTAG
- a CDS encoding ubiquitin-like domain-containing protein, whose translation MLAPDGTGRRRLQRLAARGVVVASLVVVTGAFASLQKSVTLDVDGELYDVSAYGRTVAEVLDYQDVAVGAEDLVEPGLTDSAHDGGTIVVRTSHDVTIEIDGQVQTISTTARTVGELLTYLGPRAEGAVTEVSRTQALGRDPIRVSTLKTVHVAVDGAVMPITTAEPTVRGVLATAGIVLAEGDGTSAPLDAAAVDGMLVLVSRAAASATTVTEVLPFATEEVEDPNLPKGHRVVVQSGRVGEATTTYAVQTLGGAEVSRTVLTRTVTTEPRNEVIKVGTMDISVSVDPGSARAIGRSLAAQRGWGDDEFTCLDKLWTKESNWRVDADNPSSSAYGIPQALPGSKMSSAGADWRTNPATQITWGLGYIEGRYGTPCSAWSHSVAKGWY comes from the coding sequence GTGCTCGCACCTGACGGAACCGGTCGCCGGCGCCTGCAACGGCTGGCGGCCCGGGGCGTCGTCGTCGCGAGCCTCGTGGTCGTCACGGGCGCGTTCGCCTCGCTCCAGAAGAGCGTCACGCTCGACGTGGACGGCGAGCTGTACGACGTCTCCGCGTACGGGCGCACGGTCGCCGAGGTGCTCGACTACCAGGACGTCGCGGTCGGCGCGGAGGACCTCGTCGAGCCGGGCCTGACGGACTCCGCGCACGACGGCGGCACGATCGTCGTCCGGACGAGCCACGACGTGACGATCGAGATCGACGGCCAGGTCCAGACGATCTCGACGACGGCGCGCACCGTCGGAGAGCTCCTCACCTACCTCGGCCCGCGCGCCGAGGGGGCCGTGACCGAGGTGTCCCGTACCCAGGCGCTCGGCCGCGACCCGATCCGGGTCTCCACCCTCAAGACCGTGCACGTCGCCGTGGACGGCGCGGTCATGCCCATCACGACGGCGGAGCCCACGGTGCGCGGCGTCCTCGCGACGGCCGGCATCGTGCTGGCCGAGGGCGACGGGACGTCGGCGCCGCTCGACGCCGCCGCGGTGGACGGCATGCTCGTCCTCGTGAGCCGGGCCGCAGCGTCGGCGACGACCGTCACCGAGGTGCTGCCCTTCGCCACGGAGGAGGTCGAGGACCCGAACCTGCCGAAGGGGCACCGGGTCGTCGTCCAGTCCGGCCGCGTGGGCGAGGCGACCACGACGTACGCCGTCCAGACCCTCGGCGGCGCCGAGGTGTCGCGCACGGTCCTCACGCGCACCGTCACGACGGAGCCGCGGAACGAGGTCATCAAGGTCGGGACGATGGACATCTCCGTCTCGGTGGACCCGGGCTCGGCCCGGGCGATCGGCCGGTCGCTCGCGGCCCAGCGCGGCTGGGGCGACGACGAGTTCACGTGCCTCGACAAGCTGTGGACCAAGGAGAGCAACTGGCGCGTCGACGCCGACAACCCGAGCTCGAGCGCGTACGGGATCCCGCAGGCGCTGCCGGGGTCGAAGATGTCGAGCGCGGGCGCCGACTGGCGCACCAACCCGGCGACGCAGATCACGTGGGGCCTCGGCTACATCGAGGGCCGGTACGGCACGCCGTGCTCGGCGTGGTCGCACTCGGTCGCCAAGGGCTGGTACTGA
- a CDS encoding TatD family hydrolase — protein MAKQRERGWPPDPEPLPVPVVDNHTHLDSIPHVLPDDVPAPSVADHLARAAAAGVDRLVQVGCDLPSARWTDALLRGVPAAWKQADAPAEQGVPARPGVVTGDDPTLGEAAADRGRLLGAVAVHPNEAVLHGGVREVGPDGLLPDPQAHHDVALDDAVAEIAAIARGNDRVRAIGETGMDLFRTGSQGEAVQREAFRAHVALAKELGLALQIHDRDAHAEVLDVLARDGAPERTVFHCYSGDAAMARFCAEQGWFLSFAGPVTFRANDELRAALREVPLGQVLVETDAPYLTPHPYRGRPNAPYVLPTTVRTVAEVVDLPLADVCARLAATSVAVYGPW, from the coding sequence GTGGCGAAGCAGCGCGAGCGCGGGTGGCCGCCCGACCCGGAGCCGCTGCCGGTCCCGGTGGTCGACAACCACACGCACCTCGACTCGATCCCTCACGTCCTGCCCGACGACGTCCCTGCACCGAGCGTCGCGGACCACCTCGCGCGCGCGGCCGCCGCGGGGGTGGACCGCCTGGTGCAGGTCGGCTGCGACCTGCCGTCGGCCCGCTGGACCGACGCCCTCCTGCGCGGTGTCCCCGCGGCCTGGAAACAGGCGGACGCCCCGGCTGAGCAGGGGGTTCCTGCCCGTCCGGGGGTGGTGACGGGCGACGACCCCACGCTCGGCGAGGCGGCGGCCGACCGTGGGCGGCTGCTCGGGGCCGTCGCCGTCCATCCGAACGAGGCGGTGCTGCACGGCGGGGTGCGGGAGGTGGGGCCGGACGGGCTCTTGCCCGACCCGCAGGCGCACCACGACGTCGCGCTCGACGACGCCGTCGCCGAGATCGCGGCGATCGCGCGCGGCAACGACCGCGTGCGGGCGATCGGCGAGACGGGGATGGACCTGTTCCGTACAGGGTCGCAGGGCGAGGCTGTACAGCGTGAGGCGTTCCGCGCGCACGTCGCGCTCGCCAAGGAGCTGGGGCTCGCGCTGCAGATCCACGACCGCGACGCCCACGCCGAGGTGCTCGACGTGCTCGCGCGGGACGGTGCCCCGGAGCGGACAGTCTTCCACTGCTACTCGGGCGACGCGGCGATGGCCCGGTTCTGCGCGGAGCAGGGCTGGTTCCTGTCCTTCGCGGGACCGGTGACGTTCCGCGCCAACGACGAGCTCCGGGCCGCGCTGCGGGAGGTGCCGCTCGGGCAGGTCCTGGTCGAGACGGACGCGCCGTACCTCACGCCGCACCCGTACCGGGGTCGTCCCAACGCCCCGTACGTGCTGCCGACGACCGTGCGTACGGTCGCCGAGGTGGTGGACCTGCCGCTCGCGGACGTCTGCGCGCGGCTCGCCGCGACGTCGGTCGCGGTCTACGGGCCCTGGTGA
- the metG gene encoding methionine--tRNA ligase, whose amino-acid sequence MTHILSAVAWPYANGPRHIGHVAGFGVPSDVFSRHMRMAGHDVLMVSGTDEHGTPILVQADKEGVTPQELADRYNRVIVEDLHQLGLSYDLFTRTTTRNHYAVVQEMFRTVHKNGYMVEQTTMGAISPSTGRTLPDRYIEGTCPICGYDGARGDQCDNCGNQLDAIDLINPHSRINGETPKFVESNHFFLDLPAFVDALGDWLRTRTEWRPNVLKFSLNLLDDVRPRAMTRDIDWGIPVPLEGWESNPSKRLYVWFDAVIGYLSASIEWARRSGDPDAWRAFWNDPEARSYYFMGKDNITFHSQIWPAELLGYDGRGNKGGAPGAYGNLQLPTEVVSSEFLNVEGQKFSSSRGLVIYVRDMLARYQPDAFRYYVASAGPETQDVDFTWADFQRRTNDELVAGWGNLVNRTANLVHKNFGAIPEPGQRQPIDEGVLATTTTAFGRVGELIATHRQRAAVAEAMKTVGEVNKYVSDTEPWKLKTDPDRLATVLHTVTQAVSDLNTILSPFLPHSAQQVHEAFGGTGTITPQPRIDEVTDLDDDSRHYPVITGDYRAEGLATWEPKAVVPGTPVGKPTPVFTKLDDSIVEEELDRLRETA is encoded by the coding sequence ATGACCCACATCCTCTCGGCCGTGGCGTGGCCGTATGCCAACGGGCCGCGCCACATCGGCCACGTCGCAGGTTTCGGTGTCCCGTCGGACGTCTTCAGCCGGCACATGCGCATGGCGGGTCACGACGTCCTCATGGTCTCGGGCACCGACGAGCACGGGACGCCCATCCTCGTGCAGGCGGACAAGGAGGGCGTGACGCCCCAGGAGCTCGCGGACCGGTACAACCGCGTCATCGTCGAGGACCTGCACCAGCTCGGGCTGTCGTACGACCTGTTCACGCGCACCACGACGCGCAACCACTACGCCGTCGTGCAGGAGATGTTCCGCACGGTCCACAAGAACGGGTACATGGTCGAGCAGACGACCATGGGCGCGATCTCGCCGTCGACGGGCCGCACGCTGCCGGACCGCTACATCGAGGGCACGTGCCCCATCTGCGGCTACGACGGCGCGCGCGGCGACCAGTGCGACAACTGCGGCAACCAGCTCGACGCGATCGACCTGATCAACCCGCACAGCCGGATCAACGGCGAGACGCCCAAGTTCGTCGAGTCGAACCACTTCTTCCTCGACCTGCCGGCGTTCGTCGACGCGCTGGGGGACTGGCTGCGCACGCGTACCGAGTGGCGCCCGAACGTCCTGAAGTTCTCGCTCAACCTGCTCGACGACGTGCGCCCGCGCGCCATGACGCGCGACATCGACTGGGGGATCCCCGTCCCGCTGGAAGGCTGGGAGTCCAACCCGAGCAAGCGCCTCTACGTGTGGTTCGACGCGGTAATCGGCTACCTGTCGGCCTCGATCGAGTGGGCGCGGCGCAGCGGCGACCCGGACGCGTGGCGCGCGTTCTGGAACGACCCCGAGGCGCGGTCGTACTACTTCATGGGCAAGGACAACATCACGTTCCACTCCCAGATCTGGCCGGCCGAGCTGCTCGGCTACGACGGCCGGGGGAACAAGGGCGGGGCACCGGGGGCGTACGGGAACCTGCAGCTGCCGACCGAGGTCGTCTCGAGCGAGTTCCTCAACGTCGAGGGGCAGAAGTTCTCGTCGTCGCGCGGTCTCGTGATCTACGTGCGCGACATGCTGGCCCGCTACCAGCCGGACGCGTTCCGGTACTACGTCGCGTCGGCGGGTCCGGAGACGCAGGACGTCGACTTCACGTGGGCGGACTTCCAGCGCCGCACGAACGACGAGCTCGTCGCGGGCTGGGGCAACCTCGTGAACCGCACGGCGAACCTGGTCCACAAGAACTTCGGGGCGATCCCGGAGCCGGGACAGCGCCAGCCGATCGACGAGGGCGTCCTCGCCACGACGACGACCGCGTTCGGCCGGGTGGGCGAGCTCATCGCGACGCACCGCCAGCGCGCGGCCGTCGCGGAGGCGATGAAGACGGTCGGCGAGGTGAACAAGTACGTGTCCGACACCGAGCCCTGGAAGCTCAAGACGGACCCGGACCGCCTCGCGACCGTGCTGCACACCGTGACCCAGGCGGTCAGCGACCTCAACACGATCCTGTCCCCGTTCCTCCCGCACTCGGCGCAGCAGGTGCACGAGGCGTTCGGCGGGACGGGCACGATCACGCCGCAGCCGCGCATCGACGAGGTGACGGACCTCGACGACGACTCGCGGCACTACCCGGTCATCACGGGCGACTACCGGGCCGAGGGCCTGGCGACGTGGGAGCCGAAGGCCGTCGTGCCGGGCACACCGGTGGGCAAGCCGACGCCGGTGTTCACCAAGCTCGACGACTCGATCGTCGAGGAGGAGCTGGACCGCCTGCGCGAGACCGCCTGA
- a CDS encoding G5 domain-containing protein: MHNPFRSRAPQNRDVETDASDATLTETALETAETPSRRAARSARTLRTTRRRRWSVVGAATAVVLVGSGAVAYGEASKTVTIDVDGELTTVSTLAGSVSGALDAAGVEVGARDQVAPDPASALDDGDEVVVRLGKQVTVQTDGEQSDVWLTALDADEALETLAERGGDVRLVASRSGERASLDLRLDTDGPVNVVADGETTVAPDGSIGIPAILEQQGIALGELDRVSVQRVDAAEPGAPTVSLVVQRVVVEQQQMATPVPHGTVQQPDGSRYTDESAVAQAGADGVTTTTFEVTLVDGVEESREQLSQEVTTAPVDEVVVTGTQERPKDPRAIGQAMAAARGWTGSQWTCLEKLWTKESNWNPTADNPTSSAYGIPQSLPGSKMASKGADWATNPATQIAWGLDYIAGSYGSPCGAWSHSQATNWY; the protein is encoded by the coding sequence GTGCACAACCCCTTCCGCTCCCGCGCGCCCCAGAACCGTGACGTCGAGACCGACGCCTCGGACGCCACCCTCACCGAGACCGCTCTCGAGACCGCCGAGACGCCCAGCCGTCGCGCCGCCCGCTCCGCGCGGACCCTGCGCACGACGCGTCGACGCCGCTGGTCCGTCGTCGGAGCGGCCACCGCCGTCGTGCTCGTCGGCTCGGGCGCCGTCGCGTACGGCGAGGCCAGCAAGACCGTGACCATCGACGTCGACGGCGAGCTGACGACCGTCAGCACGCTCGCCGGCTCGGTGTCCGGCGCGCTCGACGCGGCCGGCGTCGAGGTCGGCGCGCGCGACCAGGTCGCACCCGACCCCGCGTCGGCCCTCGACGACGGCGACGAGGTCGTGGTGCGCCTCGGCAAGCAGGTCACCGTCCAGACCGACGGCGAGCAGTCCGACGTCTGGCTCACCGCGCTCGACGCGGACGAGGCGCTCGAGACGCTCGCCGAGCGCGGCGGCGACGTGCGCCTCGTCGCGTCGCGGTCCGGTGAGCGCGCGTCGCTCGACCTGCGCCTCGACACCGACGGCCCGGTGAACGTCGTCGCGGACGGCGAGACCACGGTCGCCCCCGACGGCAGCATCGGCATCCCCGCGATCCTCGAGCAGCAGGGCATCGCGCTCGGCGAGCTCGACCGCGTGAGCGTCCAGCGCGTCGACGCGGCCGAGCCGGGCGCGCCGACGGTCTCGCTCGTCGTCCAGCGCGTCGTCGTCGAGCAGCAGCAGATGGCGACGCCCGTCCCGCACGGGACGGTCCAGCAGCCCGACGGCTCGAGGTACACCGACGAGTCCGCCGTCGCCCAGGCCGGGGCCGACGGCGTGACCACGACGACGTTCGAGGTCACCCTCGTGGACGGCGTCGAGGAGTCGCGCGAGCAGCTCTCGCAGGAGGTCACGACCGCGCCCGTGGACGAGGTCGTCGTCACCGGCACGCAGGAGCGCCCGAAGGACCCGCGCGCGATCGGGCAGGCCATGGCCGCCGCGCGCGGCTGGACCGGGTCGCAGTGGACGTGCCTCGAGAAGCTGTGGACCAAGGAGTCCAACTGGAACCCGACGGCGGACAACCCGACGTCGAGCGCCTACGGCATCCCGCAGTCGCTCCCCGGCTCGAAGATGGCGAGCAAGGGCGCCGACTGGGCGACCAACCCCGCGACGCAGATCGCCTGGGGCCTGGACTACATCGCCGGCTCGTACGGCTCGCCGTGCGGCGCGTGGTCCCACTCGCAAGCCACCAACTGGTACTGA